Proteins found in one Aspergillus chevalieri M1 DNA, chromosome 2, nearly complete sequence genomic segment:
- the UBP16 gene encoding putative ubiquitin C-terminal hydrolase (COG:O;~EggNog:ENOG410PFRG;~InterPro:IPR018200,IPR028889,IPR038765,IPR001394;~MEROPS:MER0005855;~PFAM:PF00443;~TransMembrane:1 (i7-27o);~go_function: GO:0004843 - thiol-dependent ubiquitin-specific protease activity [Evidence IEA];~go_process: GO:0006511 - ubiquitin-dependent protein catabolic process [Evidence IEA];~go_process: GO:0016579 - protein deubiquitination [Evidence IEA]), with product MQDKPTTVAAYAAGASLAAVALFYVFGPNYTIDGDENASNNRKKSIVGLANPANDCFINSVLQALAGLGDLRVYLIRELHRRQLDGPEIYSILPSLDEIPRGERLDKIRELQQGTITSALKGMLDRLNERPIYKKTISAAGFVRSLEYAFRMRLSRNQQDAQEFLQIVAERLCDEYHAGVKARQRARWLTETPAGSGAQEPGQDVNGDAKSPTEVEVRVDDGSRNGIPAMLDTKLDGIDNEEGFPFEGKMESQIECQFCHFKYKPNQTSFVNLTLQVPQKSSTTLSACFDGLLKTEYIEDFRCDKCRLLHALQVKVTEKNRVRLEKDKRRLDQEIQLIQEAIETDPECIPEGVTLPPKELAPKRNIARHMRITVFPKIIAIHLSRSIFDQSSSTKNAAKVSFPERLSLGGILNPKWFKLLAIVCHKGSHQSGHYESFRRNTLYAPFSTPDAFSSFANSRATSRNPSRAPSRATSRAPSIAPSPRLNPRNGSDPDSADIANLSRSASALSLSRGSPPKNSLQLNPPPSPSSRPETSQSRISFQSIRSKSSGSKTLSPTSDDGSPTTTDGGRWTGRTGSRSSKDKGSSRLGRRRSKINNRWWRISDEKIKECKTSDVLGMQKEVYLLFYEMEKPESESGSAV from the coding sequence ATGCAAGACAAACCAACGACAGTCGCCGCATACGCGGCGGGGGCCTCCCTCGCCGCCGTCGCCCTATTCTACGTCTTCGGGCCCAACTACACCATCGATGGAGACGAGAATGCGAGTAACAATCGCAAGAAGAGCATCGTGGGCCTGGCAAATCCAGCCAACGATTGCTTTATCAATTCCGTCCTGCAGGCCCTGGCCGGCTTGGGAGATCTACGGGTATATTTGATTCGGGAACTTCATCGGCGCCAATTGGACGGGCCGGAGATTTATAGTATACTGCCGAGCTTGGATGAGATCCCGCGCGGAGAGAGACTGGATAAGATCCGTGAACTGCAGCAGGGGACGATTACAAGCGCTTTGAAGGGGATGTTGGACCGGTTGAATGAGCGGCCGATCTATAAGAAGACGATTTCTGCGGCTGGGTTCGTGCGATCGCTCGAGTATGCGTTTCGCATGCGGCTTAGTCGGAATCAGCAGGATGCACAGGAGTTCCTGCAGATTGTTGCTGAGCGGTTGTGCGATGAGTATCACGCTGGGGTGAAGGCGCGCCAGAGGGCTAGATGGTTAACGGAGACGCCTGCAGGTTCGGGCGCGCAGGAGCCAGGCCAGGATGTCAACGGCGACGCGAAGAGCCCGACGGAGGTCGAGGTTCGGGTGGACGACGGGTCCAGAAATGGAATTCCTGCCATGCTTGATACGAAGCTCGATGGCATCGATAACGAGGAGGGGTTCCCGTTTGAGGGCAAGATGGAGTCTCAAATCGAGTGCCAGTTCTGCCATTTCAAATACAAACCAAATCAGACGTCTTTTGTGAACTTGACTCTTCAGGTACCGCAGAAGAGCTCGACTACGCTCAGCGCATGCTTCGATGGTCTACTCAAGACGGAATACATTGAGGATTTCCGGTGCGATAAGTGCCGACTCCTTCATGCTTTACAAGTCAAAGTCACTGAAAAGAATCGAGTGCGCTTGGAGAAGGACAAACGGCGTCTTGATCAAGAGATCCAGCTGATTCAGGAAGCCATCGAGACTGATCCTGAATGTATACCCGAGGGAGTTACGCTGCCCCCGAAGGAACTCGCGCCAAAGCGCAATATCGCCCGACACATGCGGATTACGGTTTTCCCCAAGATCATTGCGATCCACCTCTCGCGGTCGATCTTCGACCAAAGCAGCTCAACCAAGAACGCAGCCAAGGTGTCGTTCCCCGAACGGCTCTCTTTGGGTGGGATCCTCAATCCCAAGTGGTTTAAGCTTCTGGCGATCGTCTGCCATAAGGGCAGTCACCAGAGCGGTCACTACGAGTCATTCCGCCGCAATACACTCTACGCTCCTTTCTCAACCCCGGACGCGTTTAGCTCATTTGCAAACAGTCGCGCGACGAGCAGGAACCCATCGCGAGCACCATCGCGAGCCACATCGCGAGCCCCTTCGATAGCCCCGAGTCCTCGATTAAACCCACGCAACGGATCTGACCCCGATTCCGCTGATATTGCCAACCTTTCTCGGTCTGCTTCTgccctctccctctcgcGGGGGTCTCCGCCTAAGAATTCCCTCCAGCTGAACCCTCCACCTTCCCCTTCCTCTCGACCCGAAACATCGCAATCCCGTATCTCCTTCCAAAGTATCCGATCGAAATCCTCCGGCTCGAAAACCCTGTCCCCTACCTCTGACGATGGCAGCCCCACAACAACGGACGGAGGACGATGGACGGGCAGGACGGGCTCACGCAGTTCCAAAGACAAAGGATCATCGCGGTTAGGACGACGGAGGAGCAAAATCAACAACCGGTGGTGGCGAATATCAGACGAGAAGATCAAGGAATGTAAGACATCAGATGTGCTGGGGATGCAGAAGGAGGTGTATTTGTTGTTTTACGAGATGGAAAAGCCGGAGTCGGAGTCTGGGTCGGCGGTTTAA
- a CDS encoding uncharacterized protein (COG:S;~EggNog:ENOG410PQPP), whose protein sequence is MQKLARTVKNPHICIYCVPEGTELPEDLILVHELRDHYSLQARRGIGVDDLNEKITDFLSERGKRLSREEWLWRFPRATEEIA, encoded by the exons ATGCAGAAACTCGCCCGGACGGTTAAAAATCCGCATATTTGCATTTACTGCGTCCCAGAGGGCACAGAGTTACCGGAGGATTTGATCCTCGTGCATGAATTACGGGATCATTATTCGTTGCAGGCGAGGAGAGGGATTGGCGTTGATG ATTTGAATGAGAAGATTACAGATTTCTTGTCAGAGAGAGGAAAGAGGTTGAGTAGGGAGGAATGGTTGTGGAGGTTTCCGAGGGCTACGGAGGAGATAGCTTAA
- a CDS encoding Zn(II)2Cys6 transcription factor (COG:S;~EggNog:ENOG410PV9W;~InterPro:IPR036864,IPR007219,IPR001138;~PFAM:PF00172;~go_function: GO:0000981 - DNA-binding transcription factor activity, RNA polymerase II-specific [Evidence IEA];~go_function: GO:0003677 - DNA binding [Evidence IEA];~go_function: GO:0008270 - zinc ion binding [Evidence IEA];~go_process: GO:0006351 - transcription, DNA-templated [Evidence IEA];~go_process: GO:0006355 - regulation of transcription, DNA-templated [Evidence IEA]) — protein MAGGDSGGETIQARRQRLSMVPRACEGCKTRKVRCDRSRPCSNCHSVGITCRETSPNSRPATRPRLDREAELQGQIERLEDRLCAVERRLPRDISAEHNSNIPENPGEVSSVDKQDWPHLTSVPPVYEGLSSFTNQSIRASNVAQKTVDSDGTGEQSGLNASLGHLKNLFQLPIMFSPDDYRFSRRPTIRPIPKMDPLPLDLIIAILQEIKASRPIFLCSYVISDPSLVERLCRSVYFPVEPISSGHLAAMYGILNALLKEFMILQNPLCQRFDLQAHAAQCEQNFNATIESYDVLAVPSFENIFALTMGFTKAQDEAKPLLCYTLISTAVSHCQMLGYHREVTHRNDRTGNSENARRLFWTAYTFEKHISLLFGRASSMLNFDIDTRYPALSTDPAVRPWDESFMMGIKLASMQGQIYDKLYSTTALRTPHSERAQYVRHLTTAMDQWRTELQKIDSNQVNSRQIFDITRYSWDIMYYSTFTSLLRAPTISEAEEAEVSSQCFQVARLALESHLRCFSKYQTSGFLSDADYANWLVPPLPLSVSSCIC, from the exons ATGGCAGGTGGCGATAGTGGGGGGGAAACCATCCAGGCAAGACGACAGCGGCTTTCAATGGTTCCTCGGGCA TGTGAAGGATGTAAAACGAGAAAG GTCCGCTGTGATCGCTCAAGGCCCTGCTCGAACTGTCATTCGGTTGGTATTACGTGCCGAGAGACCAGCCCTAACAGCAGACCGGCGACTCGTCCAAGGTTAGACAGGGAAGCAGAGCT ACAGGGACAGATCGAACGTCTCGAAGACCGTCTTTGTGCCGTCGAACGCAGACTGCCCCGAGACATCAGCGCAGAACACAATTCAAACATTCCAGAAAACCCGGGCGAAGTGTCATCCGTGGATAAGCAAGACTGGCCTCATTTAACTAGTGTGCCTCCTGTGTATGAGGGGCTTTCTTCTTTCACCAACCAGTCAATCCGAGCAAGCAATGTGGCCCAGAAGACTGTGGATTCTGACGGCACCGGAGAACAATCGGGATTGAACGCATCCTTGGGGCACTTGAAGAACCTCTTTCAATTACCGATCATGTTTTCACCGGATGATTACCGCTTCTCTCGTAGACCTACGATTCGACCTATTCCGAAGATGGATCCTTTGCCGCTTGACTTGATCATTGCCATATTGCAAGAAATAAAGG CAAGTCGTCCCATATTTTTATGCTCATATGTTATAAGCGACCCATCCTTGGTTGAGCGACTCTGTCGGAGCGTGTACTTCCCGGTAGAGCCCATTTCCTCGGGCCATCTCGCGGCTATGTACGGGATACTCAATGCCCTGTTGAAGGAATTCATGATCCTGCAAAATCCCTTATGTCAGCGCTTCGACCTCCAGGCACATGCAGCCCAGTGCGAGCAGAACTTCAACGCTACGATCGAGTCGTACGATGTCCTGGCTGTGCCTAGCTTTGAAAACATCTTTGCGCTAACCATGGGA TTTACAAAAGCACAAGATGAGGCGAAACCATTACTGTGCTACACGCTCATCTCTACAGCAGTCAGCCATTGCCAGATGCTCGGATACCATCGTGAAGTAACACATCGCAATGACCGAACCGGAAACTCTGAGAATGCACGTCGGCTGTTCTGGACAGCATATACATTTGAGAAACACATTTCCCTCCTCTTTGGTCGTGCTTCGAGCATGCTGAACTTCGATATCGACACGCGATACCCGGCTCTTTCAACTGATCCTGCTGTTCGGCCTTGGGATGAATCTTTCATGATGGGGATCAAGCTGGCCAGTATGCAGGGCCAGATTTATGACAAACTTTACTCTACGACAGCCTTAAGGACTCCTCATTCGGAACGCGCACAGTACGTACGGCACCTTACTACTGCCATGGACCAATGGCGTACTGAACTACAGAAG ATCGATTCAAATCAGGTGAACAGTCGTCAGATATTCGATATCACTAGATATAGCTGGGACATCATGTACTACTCAACGTTCACATCGCTCCTGCGAGCACCAACTATTTCCGAggcagaagaagcagaggttAGCTCGCAGTGCTTTCAGGTTGCGCGCTTAGCTTTAGAGAGCCATCTGCGCTGCTTCAGTAAATATCAGACGTCTGGTTTCCTGTCAGATGCGGATTATGCGAATTGGCTAGTTCCTCCTCTACCTTTATCCGTTTCCAGTTGCATTTGCTAA
- a CDS encoding putative DUF221 domain protein (COG:S;~EggNog:ENOG410PFHI;~InterPro:IPR003864,IPR027815,IPR032880;~PFAM:PF02714,PF14703,PF13967;~TransMembrane:11 (o33-55i119-136o163-182i390-413o433-457i478-502o548-570i591-611o617-636i648-668o674-694i);~go_component: GO:0016020 - membrane [Evidence IEA]) has protein sequence MDSLVFRRDEASPTDEFLKLIQNPFSSAFQLNALSASLITSVAAAVLLALLFSLFRPRHSVVYAPKTKHADHKHSPPPIGRGIFAWFKPVLRTKEPELIECIGLDATVFLRFTKMCRNIFIFMSIIGCSIMIPVNLTQSKGAVAQGFSAFAVMTPMYVDTMAVWSQVACAWAFNIIIAFFLWRNYKAIVRLRRNYFQSSDYQRSLHARTLMIIDIPQSARSEEGIMRLTDEVNPTAALPRASVGRNVKGLPKLIKEHDETVRKLESVLAKYLKRPDQLPPNRPTMRPPRNHRGDVVDKKVDAIDYLTDQISRLEEEIRYVRASVDKRDAMPFGFASFDMIEHAHAVAYTARKKHPQGTTISLAPRPHDLIWENLPLSKATRKWKRFMNMIWVTALTVVWIAPNAMIAIFLSNLNNLGLVWPAFQTSLNANPKVWAAVQGIASPAITSLVYLILPIIFRRLAIRAGDMTKTSRERHVLHHLYAFFVFNNLIVFSLFSAAWTFVSTVIDANQHDENVWQALKEGELYSKVISALCNVSPFWVSWLLQRNLGAAIDLVQLVSVFWIWFVRTFMSQTPRQAIEWTAPPPFDYASYYNYFLYYATVALCFATLQPIVLPVTAVYFGLDAMLKKYLLLYVFVTKNESGGQFWRVLFNRMVFATILSNIIIALVTKVKGTWTMVYCVVPLPILMLIFKFYCMRKFDTDSKYYNRADLSDAEALAAGNHARKASERLSSKFGHPALYRPLITPMVHARAADALKKIYRGRLHNSMVEGEYSDIALNPMSASHPGKSDQSATAPFEVVPENQLDFSYFKDRPEFRDEFGGGIYGRPEDLITERSHTPRSMLGGEWSPGSSRASSPAPSGLSMSMPTLPADPYSHVHPVFRPPLSRGDSGHVGQGLYQQTTNESEASLLEQAQAPAQTEMPSAALDRWRTGGYGPVEQDDDPGFMSYEAYRMAR, from the exons ATGGACTCCCTCGTTTTCCGCCGCGACGAGGCGTCACCCACAGACGAATTCCTCAAGCTCATTCAGAATCCTTTTTCGTCGGCT TTCCAATTGAACGCCCTGTCCGCCTCCCTGATCACTTCCGTCGCCGCTGCTGTCCTTCTCGCCCtgctcttctccctctttcGTCCCCGTCATTCCGTCGTTTACGCCCCTAAAACCAAGCATGCAGACCACAAGCACTCCCCGCCGCCAATTGGCAGAGGCATTTTTGCCTGGTTCAAGCCTGTCCTGCGCACCAAAGAACCCGAGCTGATCGAGTGTATTGGTCTTGACGCCACCGTCTTCCTGCGATTCACCAAGATGTGCCGCAatatcttcatcttcatgaGCATTATCGGCTGCTCTATCATGATTCCGGTCAATCTCACACAGAGCAAGGGTGCCGTCGCACAGGGCTTTTCGGCTTTTGCTGTCATGACGCCGATGTATGTGGATACCATGGCCGTATGGAGTCAGGTTGCTTGCGCGTGGGCGTTTAATATCATTATTGCCTTCTTTTTGTGGAGGAATTACAAGGCTATTGTCCGTCTTAGGAGGAATTATTTTCAGAGTTCGGATTATCAGCGCAGTCTGCATGCACGGACATTGATGATCATCGATATTCCCCAAAGCGCACGCTCCGAAGAAGGCATCATGCGTCTCACAGACGAAGTCAATCCCACTGCAGCTCTGCCTCGCGCATCAGTTGGCCGCAATGTCAAGGGTCTTCCCAAGCTGATTAAGGAACACGATGAAACTGTCCGCAAGCTCGAGTCCGTTTTGGCCAAGTACCTCAAGCGGCCCGATCAGCTGCCACCCAACCGGCCCACCATGCGTCCACCCCGGAACCACCGCGGTGATGTAGTAGACAAGAAAGTGGACGCCATTGACTACCTTACCGATCAGATTTCACGTCTCGAGGAGGAAATCCGCTATGTTCGCGCTTCCGTTGATAAACGGGATGCCATGCCTTTTGGTTTTGCCAGTTTCGATATGATCGAGCATGCACATGCGGTGGCCTATACAGCGCGCAAGAAGCATCCGCAAGGTACTACTATCAGTCTGGCACCCCGGCCGCACGACCTCATTTGGGAAAATCTACCGTTGTCGAAAGCAACACGCAAGTGGAAACGGTTCATGAACATGATTTGGGTGACGGCGTTGACGGTCGTTTGGATTGCTCCCAACGCCATGATCGCCATCTTCCTGTCCAACTTGAACAACCTTGGTCTAGTTTGGCCGGCATTCCAGACGTCACTCAATGCCAACCCCAAAGTCTGGGCTGCGGTGCAGGGTATTGCGTCTCCTGCTATTACATCGTTGGTTTATTTGATTCTGCCTATCATCTTCCGTCGTTTGGCAATTCGAGCGGGTGATATGACCAAGACTTCGCGAGAGAGACATGTCCTTCACCATCTGTATGCGTTCTTCGTCTTCAACAACCTGATTgtattttctctcttttcggCCGCCTGGACTTTCGTCTCTACCGTGATCGACGCCAATCAACATGACGAAAATGTGTGGCAAGCACTGAAAGAGGGTGAACTCTACTCCAAGGTCATTAGTGCCTTGTGCAACGTATCGCCCTTCTGGGTGTCCTGGCTGCTGCAGCGGAATCTAGGAGCCGCCATTGACCTGGTGCAGCTCGTCAGCGTGTTCTGGATCTGGTTCGTCCGGACGTTTATGTCGCAGACGCCGCGACAGGCGATCGAATGGACGGCGCCGCCACCGTTTGATTATGCTAGTTATTACAACTACTTTTTATACTACGCAACGGTGGCATTGTGCTTTGCGACACTACAGCCCATTGTGCTGCCAGTTACAGCCGTGTACTTTGGGTTGGACGCCATGCTAAAGAAGTACTTGCTGTTGTATGTGTTCGTGACCAAGAACGAATCGGGCGGACAGTTCTGGCGCGTCCTGTTCAATCGGATGGTATTTGCGACTATCCTGTcaaacatcatcatcgccctCGTGACCAAGGTCAAAGGCACATGGACCATGGTGTATTGTGTGGTCCCGCTACCGATTTTGATGTTGATCTTCAAGTTCTACTGCATGAGGAAGTTCGACACCGACTCCAAGTACTACAACCGCGCGGACCTGAGCGATGCGGAAGCGTTGGCGGCGGGCAATCATGCTCGCAAGGCTTCAGAACGGCTCAGCAGCAAGTTCGGCCATCCAGCTCTGTACAGACCCCTCATCACTCCGATGGTGCATGCCCGCGCGGCCGATGCACTGAAGAAGATCTACCGGGGCCGTCTGCATAACTCCATGGTAGAGGGTGAATACTCAGATATTGCCTTGAACCCAATGTCCGCGTCGCATCCTGGCAAGTCGGATCAATCCGCCACAGCTCCGTTCGAAGTTGTCCCAGAGAACCAGCTGGACTTCTCATACTTCAAGGACCGCCCGGAATTCCGGGACGAGTTCGGCGGCGGGATCTACGGCCGTCCAGAGGATCTTATCACAGAACGGTCCCATACACCACGCAGCATGTTGGGCGGCGAATGGTCACCCGGCTCATCGCGCGCGTCCTCTCCAGCCCCATCGGGACTCTCTATGTCCATGCCCACATTGCCTGCCGACCCCTACAGCCACGTCCATCCCGTCTTCCGTCCACCATTATCTCGCGGTGATAGCGGCCACGTGGGACAGGGATTGTACCAACAGACAACGAACGAAAGTGAGGCGTCACTGCTTGAACAGGCCCAAGCCCCTGCACAGACAGAAATGCCTTCTGCAGCATTGGACCGCTGGCGTACCGGGGGTTATGGACCTGTTGAGCAGGATGATGACCCTGGGTTTATGTCGTATGAGGCGTATCGGATGGCAAGGTAG
- a CDS encoding uncharacterized protein (COG:F;~EggNog:ENOG410Q27B;~InterPro:IPR031804,IPR015797,IPR000086;~PFAM:PF00293;~go_function: GO:0016787 - hydrolase activity [Evidence IEA]): MAKTLFDVVDELDNFPYYENDPDLSQEHLKVYHAFKVNGIDGILGYVPNAVVESFPWPKDSWIIDSTAQTITLLSPPDATVAARSEMMAQTLRQMAASGDFKILQGWRDERFPVYGPCGEVVVEIERSASALFGIITCGVQMVCYTEDVHDGSPRFWIARRSRSKQTYPGMLDSTAAGGLSAGQLPRDAMICEAMEEASLDLGLLEASMRCVGCISYFHVRGRLAGGETGLLQPELEYLYECKMRAEDQIPKPKDSEVEDLRLWTVDQVLGALKNGEFKPNSAVVFIDFLIRRGLITPEMEPRYIEIITRLHRRLPFPSPRRFNSSR; this comes from the exons ATGGCAAAGACGTTATTTGATGTTGTTGACGAACTCGATAA TTTCCCTTACTATGAAAATGATCCAGACCTCTCTCAAGAGCATCTGAAGGTGTACCACGCTTTTAAAGTGAACGGCATTGACGGCATACTTGGCTACGTTCCCAATGCTGTAGTCGAGAGTTTCCCATGGCCCAAGGACTCGTGGATCATTGACTCCACAGCACAAACAATAACCCTGCTGTCGCCGCCAGATGCGACAGTAGCAGCACGCAGTGAAATGATGGCACAAACGCTCCGCCAAATGGCTGCTTCCGGGGACTTCAAAATCCTACAAGGCTGGCGCGATGAGCGGTTCCCCGTCTACGGACCTTGTGGGGAGGTAGTTGTCGAGATAGAACGGTCCGCAAGTGCACTCTTTGGGATCATTACGTGCGGCGTGCAAATGGTCTGCTATACCGAGGATGTGCACGATGGTTCTCCCCGGTTCTGGATTGCTAGGCGCTCGCGATCGAAGCAGACGTATCCGGGGATGTTGGATAGCACTGCGGCGGGGGGTTTAAGTGCTGGCCAGTTACCGCGGGATGCTATGATATGTGAAGCTATGGAGGAAGCATCACTTGACCTGGGGCTTTTGGAAGCGTCGATGCGGTGTGTTGGTTGCATTTCCTATTTCCATGTCAGGGGTCGATTGGCGGGAGGTGAAACGGGTTTGCTACAGCCGGAACTTGAGTACCTATATGAATGTAAGATGAGGGCGGAGGATCAGATTCCGAAACCAAAAGATTCCGAAGTCGAAGACCTCCGTTTATGGACTGTTGACCAAGTCCTGGGAGCGTTGAAGAATGGTGAATTTAAACCAAACAGTGCGGTAGTTTTCATCGATTTCTTGATAAGACGTGGGCTTATTACACCTGAGATGGAGCCACGATATATCGAGATCATTACCCGGTTGCATCGCCGACTTCCATTTCCTAGTCCTCGTCGCTTTAATTCCAGTCGATGA
- the FBA1 gene encoding fructose-bisphosphate aldolase FBA1 (BUSCO:EOG092635YY;~COG:G;~EggNog:ENOG410PGPF;~InterPro:IPR000771,IPR006411,IPR013785;~PFAM:PF01116;~go_function: GO:0003824 - catalytic activity [Evidence IEA];~go_function: GO:0004332 - fructose-bisphosphate aldolase activity [Evidence IEA];~go_function: GO:0008270 - zinc ion binding [Evidence IEA];~go_function: GO:0016832 - aldehyde-lyase activity [Evidence IEA];~go_process: GO:0005975 - carbohydrate metabolic process [Evidence IEA];~go_process: GO:0006096 - glycolytic process [Evidence IEA]), with protein MGVLEQLSRKAGVITGDDVLRLFEYAQEKNFAIPAVNVTSSSVVVSTLEAARDAKCPIVLQISNGGAAYFAGKGVSNDGQNAAIAGGIAAAHYIRSIAPVYGIPVVLHTDHCAKKLLPWLDGLLDADEAYFKLHGEPLYSSHMIDLSEEPVDYNIQTTAAYLKRAAPMKQWLEMEIGITGGEEDGVNNEDVDNNSLYTQPEDILAIHKALAAVSPYFSIAAGFGNVHGVYKPGNVKLHPELLSRHQKYVQEKVGSKKDKPVFFVFHGGSGSSKAEYKEAIGYGVVKVNLDTDMQYAYLTGIRDYILNKKDYLLAPIGNPEGADKPNKKFFDPRVWVREGEKTMSKRVQEALEDFNTAGQL; from the exons ATGGGTGTCCTTGAACAGCTCTCCCGCAAGGCTGGTGTCATCACTGGTGATGACGTCCTCCGTCTCTTCGAGTACGCTCAGGAGAAGAACTTTGCCATTCCTGCTGTGAACGTCACTTCCTCCTCCGTCGTCGTCTCGACCCTCGAGGCTGCCCGTGACGCCAAGTGCCCCATCGTCCTCCAGATCTCCAACGGTGGTGCCGCTTACTTCGCCGGTAAGGGTGTCTCCAACGATGGCCAGAACGCCGCCATCGCTGGAGGTATCGCCGCCGCCCACTACATCCGCAGCATCGCCCCCGTCTACGGTATCCCCGTCGTCCTCCACACCGACCACTGCGCCAAGAAGCTCCTCCCTTGGTTGGACGGTCTCCTCGACGCTGATGAGGCCTACTTCAAGCTCCACGGCGAGCCCCTCTACTCCTCTCACATGATTGACCTGTCTGAGGAGCCTGTCGACTACAACATCCAGACCACTGCCGCCTACCTTAAGCGTGCTGCTCCCATGAAGCAGTGGCTCGAGATG GAAATTGGTATCACTGGTGGTGAGGAAGACGGTGTCAACAACGAGGACGTTGACAACAACTCCCTCTACACTCAGCCTGAGGACATCCTCGCCATCCACAAGGCTCTCGCTGCCGTCTCCCCCTACTtctccattgccgctggttTCGGTAATGTTCACGGTGTCTACAAGCCCGGCAACGTCAAGCTCCACCCCGAGCTCCTCTCGCGTCACCAGAAGTACGTCCAGGAGAAGGTTGGCTCCAAGAAGGACAAGCCCgttttcttcgtcttccacGGTGGCTCCGGTTCCTCCAAGGCCGAGTACAAGGAGGCCATTGGCTACGGTGTTGTCAAGGTCAACCTTGACACTGACATGCAGTACGCCTACTTGACCGGTATCCGTGACTACATCCTCAACAAGAAGGACTACCTCCTGGCCCCCATCGGTAACCCCGAGGGTGCTGACAAGCCCAACAAGAAGTTCTTTGACCCCCGCGTGTGGGTTCGTGAGGGTGAGAAGACCATGAGCAAGCGTGTTCAGGAGGCTCTGGAAGACTTCAACACTGCTGGTCAGCTGTAA